Proteins encoded by one window of Candidatus Hydrogenedentota bacterium:
- a CDS encoding OmpA family protein, with the protein MKKVVMLALMAALVAGTAQAAKVWDDMSWWGNTGATPEPYKCVKHPGYWWWPTVPASNADDGELWGNRGIVYSMWEPAAPPAEQIAAPPAQPEAPPVRTAILMNNVLFDFDSAVLKPEGKAEIDKLVEAMKQYPGDTVVVLGHCCNIGTDAYNMGLGQRRADSVKAYMVQQGVAAERIQSVSKGETSPLNDNSTPALRALNRRAEFQITVVN; encoded by the coding sequence ATGAAGAAGGTAGTCATGTTGGCGTTGATGGCTGCTCTGGTCGCCGGCACGGCGCAGGCCGCGAAAGTCTGGGACGACATGTCCTGGTGGGGCAACACAGGCGCGACGCCGGAACCGTACAAGTGCGTGAAGCATCCCGGTTACTGGTGGTGGCCGACCGTCCCCGCCTCGAACGCCGATGACGGCGAACTGTGGGGCAACCGCGGCATTGTTTACAGCATGTGGGAGCCGGCGGCGCCGCCAGCGGAACAGATTGCCGCGCCGCCCGCGCAGCCGGAAGCCCCGCCGGTGCGCACGGCCATCCTGATGAACAATGTCCTGTTCGACTTTGACAGCGCCGTGCTGAAGCCGGAAGGCAAGGCCGAGATCGACAAGCTGGTCGAAGCAATGAAGCAGTATCCGGGCGACACGGTCGTCGTGCTGGGCCACTGCTGCAATATCGGCACCGACGCCTATAACATGGGCCTTGGGCAGCGCCGCGCGGATTCCGTGAAGGCGTACATGGTCCAGCAGGGTGTCGCCGCGGAGCGCATCCAGTCGGTCAGCAAAGGCGAGACCTCCCCGCTGAATGACAACAGCACGCCGGCATTGCGCGCCCTGAATCGCCGCGCCGAATTCCAGATCACGGTTGTCAACTAA
- the xerD gene encoding site-specific tyrosine recombinase XerD: MSAEEEANPLRPLLDRFIQMVVFEAGLAERTLAAYAADLRQYLDYLEETGIDAPAGIMREDIVDHLTGLRLGGMAARSITRHLSAIRRFHRFLKEEGIVRLDPASDLETPRLRRGLPHVLNGEEVERLLAAPDNAAPAGVRDAALLELFYSCGLRISELAKLPLRDVSLEESQLRVRGKGSKVRLVPLGARAIERLRAWLDVRNAGPVHDDALFLGPRGRRMSRTTVWKIVKRYARSADITQNVTPHMLRHSFATHLLDNGADLRAVQEMLGHADISTTQVYTHVSVERLTQAHKRFHPRA; the protein is encoded by the coding sequence ATGTCCGCGGAAGAGGAGGCAAATCCGCTGCGGCCGCTGCTGGACCGCTTTATCCAGATGGTCGTCTTCGAAGCGGGCTTGGCCGAGCGGACCTTGGCCGCCTATGCGGCGGACTTGCGCCAGTATCTCGACTATCTCGAGGAAACCGGCATCGACGCGCCCGCGGGCATTATGCGCGAGGATATCGTCGACCATTTGACCGGCTTGCGGCTCGGGGGCATGGCGGCGCGGTCCATCACGCGTCACTTGAGCGCAATCCGGCGTTTTCACCGCTTTCTCAAGGAGGAAGGTATCGTGCGTCTGGACCCGGCGTCCGACCTCGAGACGCCGCGGCTCCGGCGTGGCTTGCCCCATGTGCTCAACGGCGAAGAAGTGGAGCGGTTATTGGCCGCACCGGACAACGCGGCTCCGGCCGGCGTGCGCGACGCGGCCCTGCTCGAACTGTTCTACTCTTGCGGGCTGCGCATTTCCGAGCTTGCGAAACTGCCGCTGCGTGACGTATCGCTGGAGGAGAGCCAGCTGCGCGTGCGCGGCAAGGGGTCGAAGGTCCGGCTGGTACCCTTGGGCGCTCGCGCCATAGAACGGCTGCGCGCATGGCTTGACGTACGCAACGCGGGGCCGGTCCACGACGACGCGCTGTTTCTCGGGCCGCGCGGCCGGCGCATGAGCCGGACCACGGTATGGAAGATTGTGAAGCGGTACGCGCGCTCGGCCGACATCACGCAGAATGTCACACCGCATATGCTGCGCCACTCCTTCGCGACCCATCTGCTCGACAACGGCGCCGACCTGCGCGCCGTGCAGGAAATGCTCGGGCATGCCGATATCAGCACGACGCAGGTCTACACCCATGTCAGCGTGGAACGCCTCACCCAGGCCCACAAGCGGTTTCACCCGCGCGCCTGA
- a CDS encoding HD domain-containing protein encodes MKSQYVNRLQEGDTVNDYFVAVRKDLRPKQSGGHFLGMVFKDKTGDIGGVLWNNAAEVARLFEVGDVVNVRGRVNVYQGNLQIQVDQVLPLREGEYSTDDLVSAAEDTGADLNRLRAVLDTIENAWLKQLVGSFFEDRAFMERFTSAAAAKKWHHAYRGGLVRHCYEMGRIAQTMCELFPELDRDLLLTAVFLHDIGKLQEMSHDLFVDYTTEGKLIGHVQIGVDLVQDRIRAIDGFPRNLRMELIHCVLSHHGEFVNGAPVLPKTLEAVALYHIDNLDAQTAAVARVIEETRDKRQAWSDFLPLINRVIYAKER; translated from the coding sequence ATGAAAAGTCAGTATGTCAATCGGCTTCAAGAAGGCGACACCGTCAACGACTACTTCGTCGCGGTGCGGAAGGACTTGCGGCCCAAGCAGTCGGGCGGCCATTTTCTGGGCATGGTCTTCAAGGACAAGACCGGCGACATCGGCGGCGTGCTCTGGAACAACGCGGCGGAAGTGGCGCGTCTGTTCGAGGTGGGCGACGTGGTGAACGTGCGCGGGCGCGTGAACGTCTACCAGGGCAACCTCCAGATTCAGGTGGACCAGGTGCTGCCGCTGCGCGAGGGCGAATACAGCACGGACGACCTCGTCTCCGCCGCCGAAGACACGGGCGCGGACCTGAATCGGCTGCGCGCCGTGCTGGACACGATCGAGAACGCGTGGTTGAAGCAACTCGTGGGGTCGTTTTTTGAGGACAGGGCGTTCATGGAGCGCTTTACCTCCGCCGCGGCCGCGAAAAAGTGGCACCATGCGTATCGCGGTGGGCTGGTGCGGCACTGTTACGAGATGGGGCGCATTGCGCAGACCATGTGCGAGCTTTTCCCCGAATTGGACCGGGACCTCCTGCTTACCGCCGTGTTCCTGCACGATATCGGCAAACTGCAGGAGATGTCGCACGACCTGTTCGTCGACTACACCACCGAGGGCAAGCTGATCGGGCATGTGCAAATCGGCGTGGACCTGGTGCAGGACCGCATCCGCGCGATCGACGGGTTTCCGCGCAACTTGCGCATGGAACTGATACACTGCGTCCTGTCGCACCACGGCGAGTTCGTGAACGGCGCGCCGGTGCTGCCGAAAACGTTAGAGGCCGTCGCTCTTTACCACATCGACAACCTGGACGCGCAGACGGCTGCTGTCGCGCGCGTTATCGAGGAAACGCGCGACAAGCGCCAAGCCTGGTCGGACTTCCTGCCGCTGATCAACCGGGTCATCTACGCGAAGGAACGGTAA